The Armatimonadota bacterium genome includes the window TTACGGCTGCGGGCCGTGTGGAGCCGGCGGGCGGGCTCCCCGATCCGCTCCGTGAGCACCCGCTCGATCCACGTGTGCACATCCTCGTCCTCCCCCTCTACCCGGAGGGCGCCGGCCTCCACGTCCCGCAGCATCCCCGCCAATCCCTGAAGGATCACTTCCCCGCTTTCCCGATCGAGAACGCCTACCTCCAGCAGCATGCGGGCGTGTGCAAGACTTCCCACGAGGTCCCAACGCACCAGCCGCCGGTCAAAGGGAAAGGATCGGGTAAAGACACGGATGCGGGGATCCGAAGGAGCCCCGAACCGTCCACCCCACATCCCTGCTCTCCCCGCTCCGTTCAGGGTTTCGGCCCGTGGGGGACCTCCTCCGCGGCCCCCTGGGCCTCCGGATGCACCGCTGCGTACACCTGAGTCGGAAGCCCCCAGAGCCGGATGAACCCCGTGGCGTCCCGGTGGTCGTAGGCAGCCCCCTCCCCGAAGGTGGCGAGGTCCTGGCGGTATAGGGAGTACGGGGAGGATCGGGAGACGGCCCAGCAATGACCCTTGTACAGCTCCACGGTCACGGTCCCCGTCACATACCGGTGTGTGCTTTCTAGGAAGGCGTCCAGGGCTTCCCGCAGCGGCGAATACCACAGCCCGGTGTACACCAGATCCGCATAGCGGGCCGCCACCAGTTCCTTGAACCGGACCGTGTCCCGATCCAGGGTGATGGCCTCCAGGTCCCGCAGGGCCGCGGTGAGCACGGTCCCTGCAGGCGCCTCGTAGACCCCCCGGCTCTTCATGCCCACCAGCCGGTTCTCCACCATGTCCACCCGCCCCACCCCGTGCGCGCCTGCCACCTGGTTCAGGCGGCGCACGAGCTGGGCAGGGCTCATGCGAACTCCATCCACAGCCACGGGGATCCCGCGCTCAAAGGCGATCTCCAGGCGCCGCGGGTTGTCCGGGGCCCTCCGGGGATCCACGGTGAGCTGGAACATGTCCTCGGGAGGCGGGACGGCGGGATCCTCCAGGATTCCCCCTTCGTACGAGGTGTGCCAGAGGTTCTGGTCGATGCTGTAGGGCTTCTCCGCGGTCACGGGGACGGGGATCCCGTGCTCCTCCGCGTAGCGGAGCTCGTCCTCCCGGCTCCGCAGCTCCCACTCCCGCCACGGTGCGATGACCCGGAGGTCCGGTGCCAGAGCCCGGTAGCTCAACTCGAACCGCACCTGGTCGTTGCCCTTGCCCGTACAGCCGTGGGCGAGGGCGTCGCATCCCGTGGCCCGGGCCACCGCCACCTGCACCTTCGCGATGAGGGGGCGGGCCAGGGCAGTGCCCAGCAGGTACCGTCCCTCGTACACCGCGCCCGCCCGCAGGGCCCGGAAGCAGTAGTCCCGGACGAACTCCTCCTGCACATCCACCACGTGGCAACTGGCGGCGCCGCTCTGCAACGCCTTCCGGCGGAGGACATCGAAGTCGTCGAGCTGTCCCACGTCCGCTACCACCGCGACGACCTCACACCCGTACCGCTCCCGCAGCCAGGGAATGGCCACGGAGGTATCAAGTCCTCCGGAGTACGCCAGCGCCACCTTCCGAACCCTCTCCACCCGCTCACCTCGCGGAGATCTTC containing:
- a CDS encoding argininosuccinate synthase, which translates into the protein MERVRKVALAYSGGLDTSVAIPWLRERYGCEVVAVVADVGQLDDFDVLRRKALQSGAASCHVVDVQEEFVRDYCFRALRAGAVYEGRYLLGTALARPLIAKVQVAVARATGCDALAHGCTGKGNDQVRFELSYRALAPDLRVIAPWREWELRSREDELRYAEEHGIPVPVTAEKPYSIDQNLWHTSYEGGILEDPAVPPPEDMFQLTVDPRRAPDNPRRLEIAFERGIPVAVDGVRMSPAQLVRRLNQVAGAHGVGRVDMVENRLVGMKSRGVYEAPAGTVLTAALRDLEAITLDRDTVRFKELVAARYADLVYTGLWYSPLREALDAFLESTHRYVTGTVTVELYKGHCWAVSRSSPYSLYRQDLATFGEGAAYDHRDATGFIRLWGLPTQVYAAVHPEAQGAAEEVPHGPKP